A window of the Phragmites australis chromosome 20, lpPhrAust1.1, whole genome shotgun sequence genome harbors these coding sequences:
- the LOC133902141 gene encoding uncharacterized protein LOC133902141 produces MPRRGRPKKGDRRIDAAIDHFAAMGFPARDVRKAIAQLLEAYGGPDAWPFLEEGCYYVVQEKLIEKQEQEKLLLPEHNHQDEEEEPPQHLEPAVNEAPPENNLSILEVHNEVPAESESPDEEVEDPIFTEPPALDAVVPLPLPAATGTGGTRRPCHGWLSESEDEEEITGQQHVHVLSLGGGLLRKRKWPE; encoded by the exons ATGCCGCGCCGCGGTCGTCCGAAGAAGGGCGACCGCCGGATCGACGCCGCAATCGACCACTTCGCCGCCATGGGCTTCCCCGCGCGTGACGTCCGCAAGGCCATCGCTCAACTCCTTGAG GCGTACGGCGGCCCTGATGCCTGGCCCTTCCTGGAGGAAGGCTGCTACTACGTTGTGCAAGAGAAGCTTATCGAGAAGCAGGAGCAGGAGAAGCTGCTGCTGCCGGAGCACAACCAccaggatgaggaggaggagcctccTCAG CACCTGGAACCAGCAGTGAACGAGGCACCGCCAGAAAACAACTTGTCAATCTTAGAGGTACATAATGAGGTACCAGCTGAGTCTGAGTCACCAGATGAGGAAGTGGAGGACCCTATCTTCACTGAACCACCCGCTCTGGATGCTGTAGTGCCACTTCCCCTTCCTGCAGCTACAGGAACTGGTGGCACAAGGCGCCCGTGTCATGGATGGCTCAGTGAgtcagaagatgaggaagaaattactGGTCAACAACATGTGCATGTTCTGAGTCTAGGAGGAGGCTTGCTTCGGAAGAGGAAGTGGCCCGAATAG